The following coding sequences are from one Rutidosis leptorrhynchoides isolate AG116_Rl617_1_P2 chromosome 11, CSIRO_AGI_Rlap_v1, whole genome shotgun sequence window:
- the LOC139875278 gene encoding uncharacterized protein — MIDSTWMSLCRSSPAYEKGLDKFIERIFSKKGKDGHIYYPCIYCGNHKWVDRVQAKTHLLCDGFFEGYKIPTVFFEPDDTPMWDAEDDMQGLAQSVFQIFEDEDEDDDIGQTKNQTVPNLNAEKFYKVLEDAKKELYPGCKFSILSFIVRLFHSKCVGKCNEKGFSMILDTIREAFPHASISKSLYELRKVIRDLGLGYKKIDACPNDCMLYWKENKDKIKCDICQTSRYKQINNYSEGESTTQADNDGDYEGKKVGAKVLRYFPLIPRLQRLFMSPKTAESMRWHEESRTKDE; from the exons ATGATTGACTCGACTTGGATGTCCTTATGTAGATCTTCCCCTGCATATGAAAAAGGACTTGACAAATTTATAGAACGTATTTTCTCTaaaaagggaaaagatggtcatatATATTATCCGTGCATATATTGCGGTAATCACAAATGGGTTGATCGGGTCCAGGCTAAAACACATTTGCTATGTGACGGGTTTTTCGAAGGTTATAAAATTCCAACTGTGTTTTTCGAACCAGATGATACACCAATGTGGGATGCTGAAGATGATATGCAAGGATTGGCCCAATCCGTCTTCCAAAtttttgaagatgaagatgaagatgatgatatcgGACAAACTAAAAATCAGACTGTACCAAACTTAAATGCTGAAAAGTTTTATAAAGTATTGGAAGATGCAAAGAAAGAATTATATCCCGGCTGTAAGTTCTCTATTCTTTCGTTCATTGTTAGACTCTTTCATTCAAAGTGTGTTGGAAAATGTAATGAAAAAGGATTCAGCATGATTCTTGACACAATTAGGGAAGCCTTCCCTCATGCTTCCATATCAAAGTCATTGTATGAATTAAGGAAGGTAATAAGAGATTTGGGTCTTGGTTATAAGAAAATTGATGCTTGTCCAAATGATTGTATGTTGTACTGGAAAGAAAACAAGGACAAAATTAAGTGTGACATATGTCAGACCTCAAGATATAAACAAATTAATAATTATTCTGAAGGTGAGTCAACCACACAAGCTGATAATGATGGTGATTATGAAGGTAAGAAGGTTGGAGCAAAAGTGTTGCGTTATTTTCCACTCATACCACGCTTGCAAAGATTGTTTATGTCGCCTAAAACGGCCGAGTCGATGAGATGGCATGAAGAGAGTCGTACGAAAGATG AATAG